One region of Rhodohalobacter mucosus genomic DNA includes:
- a CDS encoding tetratricopeptide repeat protein codes for MSKKLSKEDLEQDLLIEYSSRIMHFYNQNKAAVWGGGIAIVLIIGLVVGYVIRSSQQAETARELLSVAEQEYLQGNYEIALNGSEEDFTLGFVQIADNYGNTTAGNLAFYYAAASEFELGMYEEALMHIQNYEVPEGVVGVSPISLHATILSELGRYEEAASMFERAANWDQNDSTTPLNLYSAAEAYREAGLNDESRQIVDTILDEYPNSPVSVRAERLKGLLATAD; via the coding sequence ATGAGTAAAAAGTTATCCAAGGAAGATCTGGAACAGGATCTGCTGATTGAATATTCCTCACGAATCATGCACTTCTATAACCAGAACAAGGCTGCTGTGTGGGGAGGTGGTATAGCCATCGTTCTGATCATAGGGCTCGTTGTCGGTTATGTAATTCGAAGTTCCCAGCAGGCGGAGACAGCCAGGGAGCTTTTGAGTGTTGCAGAACAGGAGTATCTGCAGGGTAATTATGAAATTGCACTGAACGGAAGCGAAGAAGACTTTACACTGGGTTTCGTTCAGATTGCAGATAACTACGGAAACACCACTGCGGGAAATCTCGCATTTTATTATGCAGCCGCATCCGAATTTGAGCTTGGCATGTACGAAGAGGCCCTGATGCACATTCAAAACTACGAAGTTCCCGAAGGCGTGGTTGGCGTAAGCCCTATCTCGCTGCATGCAACCATACTGTCTGAACTTGGCCGGTACGAGGAAGCTGCTTCCATGTTTGAGCGTGCTGCCAACTGGGATCAGAATGACTCAACTACACCTCTGAATCTTTATTCTGCAGCAGAAGCCTACAGGGAAGCAGGGTTAAATGATGAATCCCGGCAGATCGTTGATACAATTCTGGATGAGTATCCCAATAGTCCCGTTTCGGTTCGTGCAGAAAGATTAAAAGGTCTGCTTGCTA
- a CDS encoding ABC transporter ATP-binding protein codes for MEKTTVLECRNIEKKYKSKSNGEDLQILRGVNLNVNRSELISIVGSSGSGKSTLLHILGGLDRPNSGDVFWHGNSIYNHKPEKLADLRNRHIGFVFQFHHLLPEFTALENVMMPALIGGTGHSKASERAADLLDRFGLKERLEHRPTELSGGEQQRVSMARALMNNPSIILADEPTGNLDEKNTESILELLFELRETEGVSVVLITHENDIARRCDTVYSLHHGVLG; via the coding sequence ATGGAAAAGACAACTGTGCTGGAGTGCCGGAATATTGAAAAAAAGTATAAATCCAAGTCAAACGGAGAAGATCTGCAAATTCTACGGGGCGTGAACCTGAACGTAAACCGATCGGAACTGATCTCCATCGTAGGCTCCAGCGGAAGCGGTAAAAGTACGCTGCTTCATATTCTGGGGGGACTGGACCGGCCCAATTCAGGCGATGTTTTCTGGCACGGAAATTCGATCTACAATCATAAACCTGAAAAACTGGCCGATCTCAGAAACAGGCATATTGGATTTGTCTTTCAGTTTCACCATTTGCTTCCTGAGTTTACGGCCCTTGAAAATGTTATGATGCCTGCTCTAATTGGAGGTACGGGACATTCCAAAGCTTCAGAACGCGCAGCAGATCTGCTTGACAGATTCGGCCTCAAAGAGCGGCTTGAGCATCGCCCGACTGAACTATCCGGCGGAGAGCAGCAGCGTGTGTCCATGGCCCGCGCTCTTATGAACAACCCATCCATCATTCTCGCTGATGAGCCAACCGGTAATCTTGACGAGAAGAATACGGAGTCTATTCTTGAGCTTCTCTTTGAACTTCGCGAAACCGAAGGGGTTTCAGTGGTTCTGATTACCCACGAAAACGACATTGCACGCCGGTGCGACACCGTTTACTCACTGCATCACGGAGTGCTCGGATAA
- a CDS encoding TIGR00282 family metallophosphoesterase, with protein MAKPLRLFFIADIVGEPGLNLLETMFPPLRDKYEPDFIIANAENSHEGRGLNRHIVKRLYDIGVNVITGGNHSFDKWKIFPYMKTDEKLLRPLNYPKGNAGYGYGIYDTGISGLKIGVLNLQGRTFMPQIDDPFSTCTWALERIKSETDIVFVDFHAEATAEKLAFAWNFDGKVSAVIGTHTHIPTNDARILPGGTGYLTDAGMTGPFDSVIGMDKDTSIRRFTLGTPQKYKIADKDNRICGVSLQIDPESAKCTHIEPVIFPEFTNSL; from the coding sequence ATGGCCAAGCCATTACGTCTTTTTTTTATTGCCGATATCGTAGGCGAACCGGGGCTTAACCTTCTTGAAACCATGTTTCCCCCTCTCCGCGATAAATATGAGCCGGACTTCATTATTGCCAATGCAGAAAATTCACATGAGGGACGGGGCCTGAACCGGCATATTGTTAAGCGGCTTTACGATATCGGTGTAAATGTAATTACGGGAGGCAATCACTCGTTCGACAAGTGGAAGATCTTTCCATACATGAAAACGGACGAGAAGCTCCTGAGGCCTCTCAACTATCCGAAAGGTAATGCAGGGTACGGGTATGGCATCTATGATACCGGTATTTCCGGACTTAAAATAGGGGTCCTCAACCTGCAGGGCAGAACGTTTATGCCGCAAATTGATGATCCGTTCAGTACGTGTACATGGGCGCTTGAACGAATAAAAAGTGAGACCGATATCGTTTTCGTTGATTTTCATGCGGAAGCCACGGCTGAAAAACTGGCCTTTGCATGGAATTTTGACGGGAAAGTGTCTGCCGTAATCGGTACCCACACGCATATTCCGACAAATGACGCACGTATTCTGCCGGGTGGAACCGGATACCTGACAGATGCCGGTATGACAGGGCCGTTCGACTCGGTTATCGGAATGGACAAAGATACATCCATACGCAGATTTACGCTTGGTACTCCCCAGAAGTACAAGATAGCCGACAAAGACAATCGCATTTGCGGTGTATCCCTTCAGATTGATCCGGAGAGCGCTAAGTGCACCCATATTGAGCCAGTCATTTTTCCAGAATTTACCAACAGCCTTTAA
- the trhA gene encoding PAQR family membrane homeostasis protein TrhA: MYKGERFNSYTHLAGTIAATAGLFILLYLSLQQPDIWKTISFAVYGTTLLLLYLFSTLYHSMRGKLKRIFQKFDHIAIYLLIAGTYTPFTLVTLRGELGWTLFAVVWGLAMLGIVIDLLPRKGHRILPIVIYLLMGWLVVTVVEPLTSVFPAPGFSLLVAGGLFYTMGLIFYVLDRYHPLAHGIWHLFVLAGSVSHFITVSVYV; the protein is encoded by the coding sequence TTGTATAAAGGCGAACGATTCAATAGCTACACTCATCTGGCGGGAACCATAGCGGCAACTGCCGGTCTCTTTATTCTGCTCTATCTCTCCCTGCAGCAGCCCGATATCTGGAAAACAATCAGTTTTGCCGTCTACGGTACCACACTGCTGCTGCTTTATCTGTTTTCCACTCTCTATCACAGCATGCGTGGAAAATTAAAACGCATTTTCCAAAAATTTGATCACATTGCTATCTATCTTCTCATCGCAGGCACTTATACCCCCTTTACGCTGGTAACACTGCGGGGTGAACTGGGATGGACACTATTCGCTGTAGTCTGGGGTCTGGCAATGCTTGGAATCGTAATAGATCTGCTGCCCAGGAAAGGTCACCGGATTTTACCCATTGTTATCTATTTGCTGATGGGCTGGCTTGTGGTAACCGTTGTAGAACCGCTCACATCAGTATTCCCCGCACCAGGGTTTTCCCTGCTTGTGGCTGGTGGTCTGTTTTACACAATGGGACTTATATTTTATGTTCTTGACAGGTACCACCCTCTCGCACATGGAATATGGCATCTTTTTGTTCTGGCCGGCAGCGTAAGTCATTTTATCACCGTTTCGGTTTACGTATAA
- a CDS encoding cell division protein ZapA: MQSIKVTVLGKQIPLKVEDSEVENTRKIAQYVDDKFKTYRNQLSNQPDSTIMILACLSIAEEVFELRSQYDYIEGKESDLMDQVNQQLERFVQEIS, translated from the coding sequence ATGCAATCCATCAAGGTTACAGTTCTGGGCAAGCAGATTCCCCTCAAAGTGGAAGACAGTGAGGTTGAAAATACACGCAAAATTGCCCAGTATGTCGACGACAAGTTTAAAACGTACAGAAACCAGCTTTCCAATCAGCCCGATTCAACAATTATGATCCTCGCCTGTCTCAGCATAGCGGAAGAGGTTTTTGAACTCAGGTCACAGTATGATTATATCGAAGGGAAAGAGAGTGATTTAATGGATCAGGTAAACCAGCAGCTTGAACGTTTTGTACAGGAAATCAGCTGA
- the pheT gene encoding phenylalanine--tRNA ligase subunit beta — protein MKISYNWLKEYIDLSLSAEETAEKLTLLGLEVEEIEHIGSGFEGFVVGDVINVRKHPNADKLSLCDVNLGSETVQIACGAKNVAAGQKVPVATIGSTLPVPMDDGRYLTIKKAKLRGEVSEGMICSEAELGLSDDHSGIMVLDDSLNAGKPLTEALQIEQDTVFEIGLTPNRPDASCHIGVARDLSAVLDLPLRNPYREVSLPDDSKGLDSKISIRILDTDKCGRYAALMVDNVSVGESPPWLKNRLLSIGLRPINNVVDVTNFVLHEIGQPLHAFDYELIRGHTIEVRSFDKAKEFTTLDSVSRSVPPESLFICDDEGPVAIAGVMGGENSEVNENTSTILIESAWFNPSSIRKTSKQLALQTDSSYRFERGVDPTIQLKAAHRAAKLIAELSGGEIIGGQEDIHPVEHEPKQVSLRIARLNHVLGSDITSDRAAAILKKLEFKIEANKDETLVCKVPLFRPDVAREIDLIEEVGRVYDYNNIPRPETAPFIAPEPLSEVEKFQQKARKAARSLGYKEISTDTLLSGKEAGMLADETLQIQALNPVSQENTTLRTHLEGGFLKAAAYNLNRNAETLRFFEIGHTFQRDQSGTWIEGVKEEVHLLMGLCGTSSKENWQDESKPFTVFDLKADLESFLNFMGFGNNFSSKAESNHVLLYTSGKEEIATLKRTDRSVMKGFDVDEQSYTAEINLSALYNLDLGTREIRYKPVSRYPVFEFDAAFVVDTSVRAGIMQETIRKEAGTILHNVTVFDIYEGENLGENKKSIAFRLTFLDSNKTLTIKDVEPVVQKIVQSLEKEVGAILRS, from the coding sequence ATGAAAATTTCCTACAACTGGCTCAAAGAATACATTGATCTCTCATTAAGTGCTGAAGAGACGGCTGAAAAACTCACTCTCCTCGGGCTTGAAGTTGAAGAAATTGAACATATAGGCTCCGGTTTTGAAGGGTTTGTTGTCGGCGACGTAATCAATGTCCGCAAACATCCAAATGCCGATAAACTGTCTCTGTGCGATGTTAATCTTGGTTCAGAAACCGTTCAAATCGCCTGCGGAGCCAAAAATGTTGCGGCTGGTCAAAAAGTGCCTGTTGCTACAATCGGCTCTACCCTTCCCGTCCCGATGGATGACGGACGCTATCTGACTATTAAAAAAGCAAAGCTTCGGGGAGAGGTTTCAGAAGGAATGATCTGCTCGGAAGCTGAACTTGGACTCAGCGATGATCACTCCGGTATTATGGTATTGGATGATTCGCTGAATGCAGGCAAACCGTTAACCGAGGCGTTACAAATTGAACAGGATACCGTATTTGAAATCGGCCTTACACCCAACCGGCCGGATGCATCCTGTCATATCGGGGTGGCCCGTGATTTATCTGCGGTTCTTGATCTTCCGCTGCGCAATCCTTACCGGGAAGTCTCTCTACCTGATGATTCAAAAGGTCTGGACTCAAAAATTTCCATTCGGATTTTGGATACGGATAAATGCGGACGATACGCAGCCCTGATGGTTGATAATGTAAGCGTCGGTGAGTCCCCCCCATGGCTTAAAAACAGATTGTTATCGATTGGATTAAGGCCGATCAACAATGTGGTTGATGTGACGAACTTTGTACTCCACGAGATCGGCCAGCCTTTGCATGCATTCGATTATGAACTCATCAGAGGTCATACAATTGAAGTAAGAAGCTTCGATAAGGCTAAGGAGTTTACTACTCTCGACAGCGTATCACGCAGCGTGCCTCCGGAGTCACTTTTTATCTGTGACGATGAGGGCCCGGTAGCCATTGCAGGCGTCATGGGGGGCGAAAACAGCGAAGTAAATGAGAACACCTCAACAATTTTAATCGAAAGCGCCTGGTTTAACCCATCCTCCATACGGAAAACATCCAAACAGCTTGCTCTCCAGACAGACAGCAGCTACCGCTTTGAAAGAGGCGTCGATCCCACAATTCAGCTTAAAGCTGCTCACCGTGCAGCAAAATTGATTGCAGAATTAAGCGGAGGAGAAATTATTGGCGGGCAGGAAGATATCCATCCTGTTGAGCATGAACCAAAACAGGTTTCCCTGAGAATCGCGAGACTGAACCATGTGCTCGGCAGCGATATCACTTCGGATCGTGCTGCCGCTATTCTAAAAAAGCTTGAGTTTAAAATAGAAGCAAACAAAGATGAGACTCTTGTCTGCAAAGTACCGCTCTTTCGTCCCGACGTAGCACGCGAAATTGATCTGATTGAGGAGGTGGGCCGCGTATATGATTACAACAACATTCCCCGGCCCGAAACAGCACCATTTATTGCTCCTGAACCGCTTTCCGAGGTTGAAAAATTTCAGCAAAAAGCACGTAAAGCGGCTCGTTCGCTCGGTTATAAAGAAATTTCAACCGACACTCTTCTCTCCGGGAAGGAAGCCGGTATGCTTGCAGATGAAACCCTGCAGATACAGGCTCTCAATCCTGTTTCGCAGGAAAACACGACGCTGCGAACGCATCTTGAGGGTGGATTTCTGAAGGCCGCCGCCTATAATCTCAATCGAAACGCTGAAACACTCCGCTTTTTTGAAATTGGCCACACCTTTCAAAGAGATCAAAGCGGAACCTGGATTGAAGGTGTAAAAGAAGAGGTTCATCTGCTGATGGGACTTTGCGGAACCTCTTCGAAAGAGAACTGGCAGGATGAATCAAAGCCGTTTACGGTTTTTGACCTGAAAGCGGATCTTGAATCCTTTCTTAATTTTATGGGATTCGGGAACAACTTTTCTTCCAAGGCAGAATCAAATCACGTACTGCTCTATACATCCGGCAAAGAGGAAATTGCCACGCTCAAGCGAACCGATCGCTCTGTAATGAAAGGGTTTGATGTGGATGAACAGTCCTATACGGCGGAAATTAATCTTTCGGCTTTATATAACCTGGATTTGGGTACACGTGAAATACGGTATAAGCCCGTATCACGCTACCCCGTTTTTGAATTCGATGCGGCTTTTGTGGTCGATACATCTGTCCGTGCCGGCATAATGCAGGAAACTATCCGGAAGGAAGCGGGTACTATATTACATAACGTTACTGTTTTTGATATTTACGAAGGTGAGAACCTTGGCGAGAACAAAAAAAGTATTGCATTTAGGCTCACTTTTTTAGATTCTAATAAAACACTGACCATCAAAGATGTAGAACCGGTAGTTCAAAAAATTGTCCAGTCCCTGGAAAAAGAAGTCGGTGCTATACTCAGATCCTGA
- the pheS gene encoding phenylalanine--tRNA ligase subunit alpha: MIDKINRLKEEIEDFDITDAQSLEAFRLEYLSRNGKVQDMFKLMGSVPKDQKAAVGKLMNDVKVLAQERFNREKEKLERAQTKQFGPKDDITIPVEPTYTGSYHPLTIALNEIKQIFLRLGFNIADGPELEDDFHNFTALNFPPDHPARDMQDTFFIRRNDTGSKDDLVLRTHTSPVQIRLMKEKNPPIRSIMPGRVFRNEAVTAKSYFQFNQVEGLYVDRSVTMGELIETLVMFARLMYGSDVKYRVRPSFFPFTEPSIEMDIWWNNENGGQWLEILGAGMVDPNVFDAVGVDSEAYTGFAFGMGVDRIAMLRYGIDDIRLLYDNDIRFLNQFKL; encoded by the coding sequence ATGATCGACAAAATCAACCGGTTAAAAGAAGAGATAGAAGATTTCGATATCACTGATGCTCAATCACTTGAAGCCTTCCGCCTCGAATATTTATCAAGGAATGGTAAAGTTCAGGATATGTTCAAGCTCATGGGCAGCGTCCCAAAAGATCAGAAGGCAGCCGTGGGCAAGTTAATGAACGACGTTAAGGTGTTGGCTCAAGAGAGGTTCAACCGTGAAAAAGAGAAACTGGAACGGGCACAAACCAAACAGTTCGGACCGAAAGACGACATTACCATTCCCGTTGAACCCACCTACACCGGATCTTATCATCCGCTAACCATTGCGCTCAATGAAATTAAACAGATTTTTCTGAGGCTGGGTTTTAATATAGCAGACGGACCTGAGCTGGAAGATGACTTTCACAATTTTACTGCACTTAATTTCCCCCCCGACCACCCCGCCAGGGATATGCAGGACACATTCTTCATTCGAAGAAATGATACCGGGAGCAAAGACGACCTTGTGCTGAGAACCCACACATCGCCGGTACAAATCAGGCTGATGAAAGAGAAAAATCCTCCCATACGATCGATTATGCCCGGCAGGGTTTTCAGAAATGAAGCGGTTACCGCCAAATCCTATTTTCAGTTTAACCAGGTAGAGGGTCTGTATGTTGATCGCAGCGTAACCATGGGCGAACTGATTGAAACACTTGTCATGTTTGCCAGGCTGATGTACGGAAGCGACGTAAAATATCGCGTACGTCCCTCCTTTTTCCCTTTTACGGAACCCAGTATAGAGATGGATATTTGGTGGAACAATGAAAACGGCGGGCAGTGGCTGGAAATTCTGGGTGCCGGAATGGTAGATCCCAACGTGTTCGATGCTGTGGGGGTTGATTCAGAAGCCTATACCGGATTTGCCTTCGGCATGGGGGTCGACAGGATTGCAATGCTTCGTTATGGCATAGACGATATACGCCTGCTCTATGATAATGACATTCGCTTCCTCAATCAGTTCAAATTATAA
- the rplT gene encoding 50S ribosomal protein L20 — protein MPRSTNLVASRRRRRKILNQAKGYWGRRKNVYTVAKNAVEKGLQYQYRDRKARKRNFRRLWITRINAAARLNGTTYAKLIHGMKTNDMQINRKMLADIAVRDPETFSALVKEAVN, from the coding sequence ATGCCACGTTCTACAAATCTGGTGGCTTCCCGTCGCCGTCGCCGAAAGATTCTTAATCAGGCGAAAGGCTACTGGGGCAGACGTAAAAACGTTTATACTGTTGCCAAAAATGCGGTAGAAAAAGGTTTACAATACCAATACCGCGACAGGAAAGCTCGCAAAAGAAATTTCCGAAGGCTCTGGATTACTCGTATTAACGCTGCCGCACGTCTCAACGGAACCACTTACGCAAAGTTGATACACGGAATGAAAACCAACGACATGCAAATTAATCGCAAAATGCTGGCCGACATTGCCGTTCGTGATCCGGAAACATTCTCTGCTCTCGTTAAAGAAGCAGTTAACTGA
- the rpmI gene encoding 50S ribosomal protein L35: MPKMKSNSGAKKRFKFTGSGKIKRKKAYKSHILTKKNAKRKNNLGKDTLVHKADESSVKDLLPYGN; this comes from the coding sequence ATGCCAAAAATGAAGTCGAATAGTGGCGCCAAAAAGCGTTTTAAGTTTACCGGATCCGGTAAGATTAAGCGCAAAAAAGCGTACAAAAGCCACATTCTCACCAAGAAAAATGCCAAAAGGAAGAACAATCTTGGCAAGGACACATTGGTACACAAAGCCGATGAAAGTTCTGTAAAAGATCTCCTTCCCTACGGTAACTAA
- the infC gene encoding translation initiation factor IF-3, which produces MRRKRDDDRPKVNDEIRSSKVRLIKPDEEHEIVPIERALEIAESFNLDLVEVAPNARPPVCKVIDFGKFMYEKKKKEKEAKKKQHTIQVKELRFRPTTDDHDLEFKTRHAREFLEGGDKVKATVQFRGRDMLYTEQGEKLLVELADSLSDVSKIESKPAMEGRRMIMILAPEKG; this is translated from the coding sequence ATGAGAAGAAAACGAGACGATGATCGTCCGAAAGTGAACGATGAGATTCGTTCATCCAAAGTTCGGCTGATCAAACCTGATGAGGAGCACGAAATCGTTCCTATCGAGCGTGCTCTCGAGATTGCTGAGTCATTCAATCTTGACCTTGTCGAAGTTGCACCAAATGCAAGACCACCCGTCTGCAAGGTGATCGATTTCGGCAAATTTATGTATGAGAAGAAGAAGAAAGAGAAGGAAGCCAAGAAAAAGCAGCACACCATACAGGTGAAAGAGCTTCGGTTCAGGCCCACTACGGATGATCACGATCTGGAATTTAAAACACGCCACGCGAGAGAATTTCTTGAAGGGGGCGACAAGGTAAAAGCAACGGTTCAGTTCAGGGGGCGTGATATGCTCTATACTGAGCAAGGTGAAAAGCTTTTGGTTGAACTGGCCGATTCACTAAGCGACGTTAGCAAAATTGAGTCAAAGCCGGCCATGGAAGGACGCAGAATGATAATGATTCTGGCACCTGAAAAAGGATAA
- the thrS gene encoding threonine--tRNA ligase translates to MPDDFITLTFPDGAQKKFPKNITGIEVAESISKGLARNALSVTVNGDIKDLDAPISQSGTITINTWDSEDGKYTFWHSSAHLLAEAVQELYPDAKFGIGPPIENGFYYDIDFGEKTFGQDELPKVEKKMIELARKKSEFKRREVSKEEALEFYRDRDNEYKLDLIQDLEDGTITFYKQGSFTDLCKGPHIPDTSLIKAVKLTSLAGAYWRGDVESEQLTRIYGVAFPKQKMLDEHLNQLEEAKKRDHKKLGRELSIYLMDRMVGSGLPLWLPNGTVLRRTLEQFLREEQKKRGYKEVITPHIANLELYKTSGHYPYYKDSQYDPIQVDDEEYMLKPMNCPHHHRIYSSELRSYRDLPLRLAEFGSVYRYEQSGELNGLSRVRGFTQDDAHIYCTHDQLKDEIKHTIDLTQFVFKTFGMPVDIRLSFRDDNDEKYGGDQEHWERAQQEIREVADEMNLDYRIALGEASFYGPKIDFIIRDAIGRKWQLGTVQVDYVMPERFDLTYVGSDNEKHRPVIIHRAPFGSMERFVSILIEHFAGDFPLWLAPLQMKVLPIADEFNDYAETVAKMFSDAGVRVEIDDRSDKIGGKIRDAENAKIPYMLIVGAKEQKDGTVSVRRHKSGDIGTFSLDEFFKTVKEEISSYALPPNQ, encoded by the coding sequence ATGCCAGACGATTTCATTACCCTCACTTTCCCTGACGGCGCTCAAAAAAAATTCCCAAAAAATATAACAGGCATTGAAGTTGCGGAGAGCATTTCAAAAGGACTGGCCCGAAATGCGCTAAGTGTTACAGTTAACGGTGACATAAAAGATCTGGATGCCCCCATTTCACAGAGCGGAACCATTACGATCAACACATGGGACAGTGAAGATGGCAAATATACATTCTGGCACTCTTCTGCCCACCTGCTTGCGGAAGCCGTTCAGGAACTCTATCCGGATGCCAAATTTGGCATAGGTCCGCCCATAGAAAACGGGTTTTATTACGATATCGACTTTGGCGAGAAAACTTTTGGACAGGATGAACTGCCTAAGGTTGAAAAGAAAATGATCGAGCTCGCCCGTAAAAAGTCGGAATTTAAGCGCAGGGAGGTCTCCAAAGAGGAAGCGCTCGAGTTTTACAGGGATCGCGACAATGAATATAAGCTGGACCTGATCCAGGATCTTGAGGATGGCACCATCACATTTTACAAGCAGGGGTCATTTACCGATCTGTGCAAGGGGCCCCATATTCCTGACACATCGCTGATCAAAGCAGTGAAGCTTACCAGTCTGGCCGGCGCATACTGGCGCGGTGATGTGGAAAGTGAACAGCTGACCAGAATTTATGGCGTTGCTTTTCCAAAGCAGAAGATGCTGGATGAGCATCTTAACCAGCTGGAAGAGGCAAAAAAACGGGATCATAAAAAATTAGGCAGAGAGCTGAGTATCTACCTTATGGACAGAATGGTAGGTTCAGGCCTTCCCCTCTGGCTTCCCAATGGCACCGTGCTGAGACGAACCCTCGAACAATTTTTGAGGGAAGAACAAAAAAAACGAGGGTACAAAGAGGTCATAACTCCTCACATTGCCAATCTGGAGCTCTACAAAACATCCGGTCACTATCCCTATTACAAGGATTCGCAATACGACCCAATTCAGGTAGATGATGAGGAGTACATGCTTAAGCCGATGAATTGTCCCCATCATCACAGAATCTATTCCAGCGAACTGAGAAGCTATCGCGATTTGCCGCTCAGGCTGGCCGAATTTGGTTCTGTGTATCGTTATGAACAAAGTGGTGAGCTGAACGGGCTGTCCAGGGTAAGGGGCTTCACACAAGATGATGCCCATATCTACTGTACGCATGATCAGCTCAAGGATGAGATCAAGCATACAATAGATCTTACGCAGTTTGTATTTAAGACCTTTGGCATGCCCGTGGATATTCGCCTCTCCTTCAGAGACGACAATGATGAGAAATACGGTGGTGACCAGGAACACTGGGAGCGTGCACAGCAGGAAATCCGGGAGGTTGCCGATGAAATGAACCTGGATTATCGCATCGCACTGGGTGAAGCCAGCTTTTACGGTCCCAAAATTGACTTTATCATAAGGGATGCGATTGGCAGAAAATGGCAGTTAGGAACGGTTCAGGTAGACTATGTGATGCCGGAGCGTTTTGACCTCACATACGTCGGGTCAGATAATGAAAAACACCGCCCTGTAATTATCCACCGCGCACCATTCGGATCCATGGAGCGTTTTGTCAGTATTCTGATTGAACATTTTGCGGGCGATTTTCCGCTTTGGCTGGCTCCCCTTCAGATGAAAGTGTTGCCGATTGCAGACGAATTCAATGACTATGCCGAAACGGTGGCAAAGATGTTTTCAGATGCCGGTGTACGTGTTGAAATCGATGATCGATCCGATAAAATTGGTGGAAAAATCAGAGATGCAGAAAATGCAAAAATTCCATATATGTTAATTGTTGGTGCCAAAGAGCAAAAAGATGGCACCGTATCAGTAAGAAGACACAAATCGGGCGATATCGGAACGTTTTCGCTCGATGAATTTTTCAAGACAGTGAAGGAAGAGATATCTTCCTATGCACTGCCACCCAACCAATAA